A single region of the Manduca sexta isolate Smith_Timp_Sample1 unplaced genomic scaffold, JHU_Msex_v1.0 HiC_scaffold_643, whole genome shotgun sequence genome encodes:
- the LOC119193539 gene encoding juvenile hormone esterase-like gives MLSPWILRPPKNHHRTLTYTEPISAQYYARNFLPRPLTAPSDNPDCLVLNVYTPTSINGSLPVMFFIHGGGFGVGSGSPAFYGPQYLLTHDVILVTVNYRLNAYGFLNLHTKEAPGNAGLKDIRAALRWVRDNIKNFGGDPDNVTIFGHGTGGTAAILMTMSESTKGLFKRVISESGSLFTPQSFDPNPIDTAIQIAKCLEVNTEDPEKLYEVFSETPIIKLEEAIMKQMNSRSVFVPSVETVFEDEEPFLTDTPYNILVQNKSHCVPILIGLNTVEGLTSTLDYFTITSQLDRLVNEDYSVLDQRNLIVPKDEKEDFRNLIKDTYFANTTEEALVGGLINYNSDFSFVGPMDMFIDMYANISSQPVFSYIFNHIGTRNLGRLLTNSSLPATSHYDELFYIFELERLPLPMDEEDARIVTFMTMLWTNFAKYGTPTIDSGTGEWLPYPHNLAIAIEPQYVTSLTPERAQFWRELYQKYGAEINNEI, from the exons ATGCTGTCCCCGTGGATTTTAAG GCCCCCGAAGAACCACCATCGCACTCTGACGTATACAGAGCCGATATCCGCGCAGTATTATGCCCGCAATTTCCTTCCACGACCCCTAACCGCTCCGAGTGACAACCCTGATTGCTTAGTCCTCAACGTTTACACCCCTACATCTATCAACGGGTCTCTTCCCGTCATGTTCTTCATTCACGGAGGCGGTTTTGGAGTCGGTTCAGGTTCCCCAGCATTTTACGGCCCGCAATACCTCCTTACACACGATGTTATCCTAGTTACTGTCAATTATAGGCTGAATGCTTACGGCTTCCTTAATCTGCATACGAAAGAAGCTCCGGGTAATGCTGGTTTGAAAGATATCAGAGCAGCTTTGCGATGGGTCAGGGATAATATCAAGAATTTCGGCGGAGATCCTGATAATGTTACTATTTTTGGACACGGCACTGGCGGTACTGCTGCCATTTTGATGACAATGTCTGAGTCTACTAAAGGATTGTTTAAACGAGTGATATCAGAGAGCGGGTCGCTCTTTACACCACAGTCTTTTGATCCCAATCCAATTGACACTGCAATTCAAATAGCTAAATGTTTGGAAGTGAATACAGAAGACCCTGAAAAACTTTACGAAGTGTTTTCCGAAACgccaattattaaattagaagaGGCTATTATGAAGCAGATGAATTCTCGTTCGGTCTTCGTTCCGTCAGTAGAGACGGTCTTCGAAGACGAAGAACCCTTCCTAACAGACACTCCTTATAACATTCTGGTTCAGAATAAGTCGCATTGCGTGCCAATTTTAATAGGTCTTAATACTGTGGAAGGATTGACAAGCACTTTGGACTATTTTACGATAACAAGTCAATTAGACCGATTAGTGAACGAAGATTACTCTGTACTGGATCAGAGGAATCTAATAGTTCCTAAAGACGAGAAAGAAGATTTTAGGAATCTAATAAAAGACACTTATTTCGCTAACACGACAGAGGAGGCTTTGGTTGGTggacttattaattataatagtgatTTCTCTTTTGTTGGACCGATGGATATGTTCATTGATATGTACGCTAATATCTCAAGTCAGCCTGTCTTCTCTTATATCTTCAATCATATAGGAACAAGGAATTTAGGAAGGTTGCTAACTAATTCTAGTCTTCCAGCGACTTCGCATTATGATGAATTGTTTTATATCTTCGAATTGGAAAGGCTTCCATTGCCAATGGATGAGGAAGATGCTAGAATCGTCACGTTTATGACGATGCTGTGGACCAACTTTGCTAAATATGG caCTCCAACCATAGATTCCGGTACTGGGGAATGGTTGCCGTATCCACATAATCTAGCTATTGCCATCGAGCCACAATACGTAACCTCCTTGACGCCAGAGAGAGCGCAGTTTTGGCGCGAATTATATCAGAAATATGGCGCGGAAATCAACAATgaaatataa